The following nucleotide sequence is from Dyella sp. BiH032.
TATGCAGTGACCCGAGTTCAAGGCCACCGCCTGGTGGCGACGCGGGCGGTAACCCGGTCTTCCCTGTGACCGGGCACCAGCGGAGGCCCCCGGCTGACCCCTGTAGGCCGGGGGCCCTCCGTCTCTTTCAGGCATCGCGCCCGGCCCCTCTTGCGCACGCACGGCGCCCTCCCGGCGCCCGGGCGGCCAGCATCGGATGAAACCTCAGCGCAGCTGATCCAGCGAAAGCCCGTGCTTCTTGCAGAGCCGGTAGATGGTGACGCGCGAGACCTTCAGCCGCCGCGCACATTCGCTGACATTGAAATGGCATTCCCGCAGGCAGCTGATCACCGCCTCGCGTTCGGCCGCGACGCGCGCACCGCCCAGGCTCGCCCGGCCCAGCGGCATCTGCGAGACATGGACCAGGTCCAGGTCCTCCGGCGTGATCAGCGCGTCCTCGGCGACCACGGCCGCACGCTGCACGCGGTTGAGCAACTCGCGCACGTTGCCCGGCCATCCGAAGTGGCGCATGGCCTGCCGGGCGGCACTGCTGAAGGTGCGCGCGTGGCTGCCGTGGTGCTCGCGGAAGGCGTCGAGGAAATGCTGGGCCAGCAGCACGACGTCGTCCTCGCGCTCCCGCAGCGCCGGCATGTGGAGACGCAGCACGTTGAGCCGGTAGTAGAGGTCTTCGCGGAAGCGCCCCTGCTCGACCGCTTTTTCCAGGTCCACATGCGTGGCCGCCAGCACGCGCACGTCGAGCTTGATCGATTGGCTGCTGCCCACGCGCTCCAGCGTGCCCTCCTGCAGGAAACGCAGCAGGCTGGTCTGCGCATCGGCCGGCAGGTCACCTACTTCGTCGAGGAACACCGTGCCTCCCGCAGCCGATTCGAAATGGCCGATGCGGCGTGCATTCGCGCCTGTGAAGGCACCGCGTTCGTGGCCAAACAATTCCGACTGCACCAGGTTCGGCGGCAATGCGCCGCAATTGATCGCGGCGAACGGACGGCCGCTGCGACGGGAAAGCCCATGCAACGCGCGTGCGGCCACCTCTTTGCCGGTGCCGGTCTCTCCGGTGATCAGCACCGGCAAATCCACCGGAGCGTACTTGCGAACGCTGGCAATGACCGCGCGCGTCGCCTTGCTGTGTCCGGTGATGCCCAGGTCGTCCGTTTCGGCGGGGACGATGTCGCCGCCGAGATAACCCAGCGAGTCCAGCAGCCGGTCGACGTCGACCGGTGCGGTGAACACATCGACGCAGGTGTCGATCACGCCACCCAGGTCCGGATCGCCGGCGGGCATTTCCGACGGCATCAGCGCCACCCAGGGCAATCCTGGATAAGCGCCCATGACGTGCTGCATGGCCGATATGGCGGCGGCGTCCGCCTGGCGCAGATCGGCCACCGCCACCACGGTATTGCCGGCACGCGTGCCGATGCCGCCGATGGCCGAGGCATCCGCCACGCGGACGTACCACCCGGCGCGATTC
It contains:
- a CDS encoding sigma-54 dependent transcriptional regulator, whose product is MAVSKVDAKRCVVWFGQPSATEHMRLNRAGWYVRVADASAIGGIGTRAGNTVVAVADLRQADAAAISAMQHVMGAYPGLPWVALMPSEMPAGDPDLGGVIDTCVDVFTAPVDVDRLLDSLGYLGGDIVPAETDDLGITGHSKATRAVIASVRKYAPVDLPVLITGETGTGKEVAARALHGLSRRSGRPFAAINCGALPPNLVQSELFGHERGAFTGANARRIGHFESAAGGTVFLDEVGDLPADAQTSLLRFLQEGTLERVGSSQSIKLDVRVLAATHVDLEKAVEQGRFREDLYYRLNVLRLHMPALREREDDVVLLAQHFLDAFREHHGSHARTFSSAARQAMRHFGWPGNVRELLNRVQRAAVVAEDALITPEDLDLVHVSQMPLGRASLGGARVAAEREAVISCLRECHFNVSECARRLKVSRVTIYRLCKKHGLSLDQLR